Below is a genomic region from Actinomyces weissii.
CCGGGTGATGAAGGTCTCCCCCTGCACCCAGGTGCGGTACTCCATGTTCTTCTCGATACCGGTGTGCAGGAAGCCGGTGCCTACGCGCACGTCGGTGATGCGCTCGCCGTCGATCTCCAGCACCAGGCGCAGCACGCCGTGGGTGGAGGGGTGCACGGGCCCCATGTTGACGACGATACGGTCGTTGAGGAGGCGCTCGGACTCGTCCCGGGCGGCGATGGCGGCGACGACCTCGTCCCAGTCACCGCCGTGGGTGGTGAACTCGGGCGCGCCCTCGGTGAAGGCGTCGGTGGCAGGGCCGGCCGCGGCGAAGGAAGTGGCGTTGGCGCTCATCAGCGGTAGGACCTCCGGATGTCGGCGGGCGGGGTGGTGGTGCCCTTGTAGTCCACGGGCACGCCTCCCAGGGGGTAGTCCTTGCGCTGGGGGTGGCCCACCCAGTCGTCAGGCATGGCTGAGCGGGTCAGGTTGGGGTGGCCGTCGAAGATGATGCCCATCAGGTCCCAGGTCTCGCGCTCGTGCCAGTCGTCGCCGGGGTACACCGAGACGATGGAGGGCACGTGCGGGTCGGACTCGGGGCAGGTGACCTCCACCCGCAGGAAGCGGGCCCCGTGGGTGAGGCTGAGGAAGGCGAAGCAGGCGTGCAGCTCCCGGCCGGTCATCTCCGGGTAGTGGACGCCGTTTACGCCCAGGCACAGCTCGAAGCGCAGGTCCTGGTCGTCGCGCAGGTGGCGCACCACAGGCAGCAGGTGCTCGCGGGCCACGAAGATGGTCAGCTCGTCGTGCTCGATCACGACCTTCTCCAGCACCTGGGCGGGGTCCAGGCCCTCGGCCTGCAGGTCCTCGATCAGGGCGTCCACGGTCTCGTCGAACCAGGAGCCGTAGGGCCGGGAGGCGGCGGGGGCCAGGGTGACCACGGTGCTGTGGCCGCCGTAGCCGCTGGTGTCCCCGGCGTCGGCGGAGCCGAACTGGCCGCTGTGGCGGGAGACGACCTCCAGCCGCAGCTCGGGCCGCACGGGGGTACCGGCGACCTCAGGGACCGCCTGGGCTGCTGGGGCCGGCGCCTCAGGGTCCGGCGCGGCAGGGGTGTTCTGGCTCATGTGAGCAGGCCCTTCATCTCGGAGGTGGGGGTGGCGGCCAGGGCGGCGGCCTCGACGGCGCGGGCGATCTCCTCACGGTGGCCGAAGATGGTCTTGTGGCGCTCGATCTGGCGGGTCAGCTCCAGCATGGCGTTGATGAGCATCTCCGGGCGGGGCGGGCAGCCCGGCAGGTAGATGTCCACCGGCACGATGTGGTCGCAGCCCTGCACGACGGCGTAGTTGTTGAACATGCCCCCGGAGGAGGCGCAGGCACCCATGGAGATGACCCACTTGGGCTCGGGCATGGCGTCGTAGACGTTGCGCACCACGGGCGCCATCTTGTGGGAGACGCGCCCGGAGACGAGCATGACGTCGGCGTGCCGGGGCGAGGCACGGAACACCTCCCAGCCGAAGCGGGACAGGTCGAAGCGGGGGGCGGCGGTGGCCATCATCTCGATGGCGCAGCAGGCCAGGCCCATGGTCACCGGCCAGATGGAGCGCGCCTGGGCCAGGGCGAGGAGCTTCTCCGTGCTGGCCAGCAGGAAGCCCGGGGACTCTACCTGGGCGGCTGCCTCCGCCCAGGGGTCGTCCTGCTTGGACGGGATGGAGAGCATCTTCTTGTCGTACTCACGGTTGCGCATTGCTGCCTCGTCTCTGTGTCAGTCCCGGCCCGGCTCAGTCCCAGTCCAGCCCGCCGCGGCGCCACTCCAGGACGTAGGGCACGGTGATGATGGCGACGAAGACCAGGGCCGCGACCAGGCCGAAGACCCCCAGGGTGTGGAAGGCGGTGGCCCACGGGTAGAGGAACACGACCTCGACGTCGAAGATGATGAAGGTCATGCCCACCAGGTAGAAGGAGATCGGGAAGCGCCCGTGCTCGACGTTGGTGGGGGTGGGGTCGATGCCGCACTCGTAGTTGGCCACCATGACCTTGTTGGCCTGCTTGGGGCGGCGCGGGGTGACGATCGCGGACATGACCAGGCCGCCCGCGGCCACCACAAAGGCTGCTGCCGCCATGATGAGCAGGGAGAAATACGGGTTCATGCTGCCGTCACCGTCCTCGTGGGGGTATGGAGCTGGGCGGCGGGGGGCGACGGCACCTGGGCGACCAGCATGTTGCCCCTTTCGCTCGGCTCAGACAGGGCCACGCTCCTGCACACGGCCCTAAGTCCCTCCACACAGGAGGGCTCCGGGCGACTCTAGCCAGTCCTGGCCACCCCTCGGACCTGACCCGCCATCTTCCGGCTTTTTGGCTCAGCCGCAACAGTTCCCGGAGCTGACAGGCCAGGCAGGCCTCAGTCCGGGAGAATAATTTACGAACGCCTGTCATGTCGTAATTATTTGGCTGGCCGCCTGCGACCCCGCTGCACCAGGGACCGAGGTCCCGTTTCCGCTGGTGTCCGCTTCCGTCTGCGCACCTGCGATGATTGCCCCATGAGCCGTGCCACCCTTGCCAAGGACCCCCGTGAGGTCGCCGGGATGTTCGACGCCGTCGCCCGCCGCTACGACGTCACCAATGACGTGATGACCCTGTTCCAGGTGCATATGTGGCGCAATGTCACCCGCCGCGCCGTGGCCGCCAGGCCGGGCATGACGGTCCTGGACCTGGCGGCCGGCACCGGCACCTCCAGCGCGGGCTACGCCGCCGACGGCGCCGAGGTGGTGGCCTGCGACTTCTCCACCGGGATGCTGGCCGAGGGGCAGCGCCGCCACCCGCATATCGGCTTCGTGGCCGGTGACGCCACCGCCCTGCCCTTCGCGGACGAGAGCTTCGACGTCGTGACGATCTCCTACGGGCTGCGCAACGTGCAGGGGACCGTGCAGGCCCTGCGTGAGATGCTGCGGGTCACCAAGCGCGGCGGCCGGATCGTGATCGCCGAGTTCTCCACCCCGGTGAGCCCCTGGTTCCGCCGCCTGTACTCCTTCTACCTGGACACGGCCCTGCCTGCCGCCGGGCGCCTGGTCTCCTCCAACGCGGACGCCTACGACTACCTGGGCGAGTCGATCCTGGCCTGGCCGGACCAGGAGGCCCTGGCACGTCTGATGCAGGAGGCGGGCTGGCGGGCCGTGGGATACAAGAACCTCTCGGGCGGCATCGTGGCCGTGCACCGGGGCACCAAGGTCTTCCCCCGCAGCTGAGTCCCGCGCATGACCCTGTCACTGAGCGCCAGCGCCGCCCTGGCCGCCCCGCCGCGCCTGCAGGTGCGCACCCAACCGCTGGACACCTCCCGGCTGCCTGGCGGCCCGCAGGCCCCGGACCTGCTGGCGCTGCTGGCTGGCCGGGACGACGTCGTCTCCTGGGTGCGGGAGGGCCGCGGCCTGGTCGGGCTGGGGCGGGCCCTGGAGCTGCGGGCTGACGGCGAGGCAAGGATCGAGGAGCTGCGGGCCGCCTGGCGGGCCACGGTCTACGCCTCCTGGTGGGCGGACCCCCTGGTGCGGCCGGGCACCGGCCCGGTGGCGGTGGGGGCCGTCGCCTTCTCCCCCACCTCCGCTGACACCTCCGTGCTGGTGGTGCCGGAGCTGCTGGTGGGCCTGGACGAGCAGGGGGCCTGGCTCACCCACGCCCAGGTGCTCGCTCCTGATGCGCAGACGACGCCGTCCCCACAGCTGCCGCTGGAGGACCTGCTG
It encodes:
- a CDS encoding NADH-quinone oxidoreductase subunit C, which gives rise to MSQNTPAAPDPEAPAPAAQAVPEVAGTPVRPELRLEVVSRHSGQFGSADAGDTSGYGGHSTVVTLAPAASRPYGSWFDETVDALIEDLQAEGLDPAQVLEKVVIEHDELTIFVAREHLLPVVRHLRDDQDLRFELCLGVNGVHYPEMTGRELHACFAFLSLTHGARFLRVEVTCPESDPHVPSIVSVYPGDDWHERETWDLMGIIFDGHPNLTRSAMPDDWVGHPQRKDYPLGGVPVDYKGTTTPPADIRRSYR
- a CDS encoding NADH-quinone oxidoreductase subunit B; this translates as MRNREYDKKMLSIPSKQDDPWAEAAAQVESPGFLLASTEKLLALAQARSIWPVTMGLACCAIEMMATAAPRFDLSRFGWEVFRASPRHADVMLVSGRVSHKMAPVVRNVYDAMPEPKWVISMGACASSGGMFNNYAVVQGCDHIVPVDIYLPGCPPRPEMLINAMLELTRQIERHKTIFGHREEIARAVEAAALAATPTSEMKGLLT
- the ndhC gene encoding NADH-quinone oxidoreductase subunit A, encoding MNPYFSLLIMAAAAFVVAAGGLVMSAIVTPRRPKQANKVMVANYECGIDPTPTNVEHGRFPISFYLVGMTFIIFDVEVVFLYPWATAFHTLGVFGLVAALVFVAIITVPYVLEWRRGGLDWD
- a CDS encoding demethylmenaquinone methyltransferase, which translates into the protein MSRATLAKDPREVAGMFDAVARRYDVTNDVMTLFQVHMWRNVTRRAVAARPGMTVLDLAAGTGTSSAGYAADGAEVVACDFSTGMLAEGQRRHPHIGFVAGDATALPFADESFDVVTISYGLRNVQGTVQALREMLRVTKRGGRIVIAEFSTPVSPWFRRLYSFYLDTALPAAGRLVSSNADAYDYLGESILAWPDQEALARLMQEAGWRAVGYKNLSGGIVAVHRGTKVFPRS